Proteins encoded by one window of Mesorhizobium sp. INR15:
- a CDS encoding amino acid ABC transporter permease: MFHFSKTLSFLPQFLTGAGITLGVSALGFLLGTAIGFGLLACGRSHWRAVRWVGAFYTSFIRGTPLIVQIFVVYYVLPGLVGIDLPPLLAGVLALSFNSAAFVAEILRAGLTRIPIGQYEAAKALGLKPVVTWFKVILPQLFRAIIPPMVNEFTMLVKASSILSVIAVVELTRTAQNIMNITYRPVEAFCIAAVLYFIVLFSCSMLTRHLERKAQGARA; encoded by the coding sequence ATGTTCCATTTTTCAAAAACCCTGAGCTTCCTGCCGCAATTCCTGACCGGCGCCGGGATCACACTCGGCGTCTCGGCGCTGGGGTTCCTGCTTGGGACGGCGATCGGCTTCGGTCTGCTTGCCTGCGGCAGATCGCACTGGCGCGCGGTCCGCTGGGTTGGTGCGTTCTACACCAGCTTCATCCGCGGCACGCCGCTGATCGTCCAGATCTTCGTGGTCTATTATGTTCTGCCCGGCCTTGTTGGCATCGACCTGCCGCCGCTGCTGGCGGGGGTCCTGGCGTTGAGCTTCAACAGCGCCGCCTTCGTCGCCGAGATCCTGCGTGCCGGGCTGACACGCATTCCTATCGGCCAGTATGAAGCCGCCAAGGCACTCGGCCTGAAACCTGTTGTAACCTGGTTCAAGGTGATCCTGCCGCAGCTGTTTCGCGCCATCATTCCGCCGATGGTCAACGAGTTCACCATGCTGGTGAAGGCCTCGTCCATTCTGTCGGTTATTGCCGTGGTTGAATTAACCCGCACCGCGCAGAACATCATGAACATCACCTACCGGCCTGTCGAAGCCTTCTGCATCGCGGCGGTGTTGTATTTCATCGTGTTGTTCTCCTGCAGCATGCTGACCAGGCATCTTGAGCGCAAGGCGCAAGGTGCGCGCGCATGA
- the rpmF gene encoding 50S ribosomal protein L32, producing the protein MAVPKRKTSPSKRGMRRSADALKAPTYVEDKNSGEMRRPHHIDLKTGMYRGRQVLTPKES; encoded by the coding sequence ATGGCCGTTCCGAAACGAAAAACCTCTCCGTCCAAGCGCGGCATGCGCCGCTCGGCCGACGCTCTCAAGGCCCCGACCTATGTCGAGGACAAGAATTCCGGCGAAATGCGCCGCCCGCACCATATCGATCTGAAGACCGGTATGTACCGCGGCCGTCAGGTGCTGACGCCCAAGGAAAGCTGA
- a CDS encoding biosynthetic peptidoglycan transglycosylase: protein MGGLAEPIVDHEIEKQDMAARSRGVNRRGLRRWVRRGFVVAAVLALIPTVLTFLYLPSFVHPVSTLMLKDLATFSGYDRRWVSIDDVSPVLAHSVIMSEDGQFCFHRGVDLGELRGVVDDALAGEATRGASTITMQTVKNLYLWSRPLGSVRKIVELPLAVYFDAVMSKRRIMEIYLNIAEWGPGIYGIEAAAQHHFGVSAKQLTRRQAALLAVSLPNPIARNPAKPGPGLKRLANLIERRAGRSGAYVGCLD from the coding sequence TTGGGCGGCTTGGCGGAACCGATCGTCGATCATGAAATCGAAAAGCAGGACATGGCGGCGAGATCGAGGGGCGTGAACCGCCGCGGTCTCAGGCGCTGGGTCCGGCGCGGCTTTGTCGTGGCCGCTGTGCTGGCACTGATTCCGACTGTTCTGACGTTCCTCTACCTGCCCTCATTCGTGCATCCGGTCTCGACGCTGATGCTGAAGGATCTGGCGACATTTTCCGGCTACGACCGGCGCTGGGTGTCGATCGACGATGTGTCGCCGGTGCTGGCGCATTCCGTGATCATGTCCGAGGACGGGCAGTTCTGCTTCCATCGAGGTGTGGATCTTGGCGAGCTAAGGGGGGTCGTCGACGATGCGCTGGCCGGCGAAGCGACCCGAGGCGCCTCCACCATCACCATGCAGACGGTGAAGAACCTCTACCTCTGGTCGCGCCCGCTGGGCTCGGTGCGCAAAATCGTCGAATTGCCGCTGGCCGTCTATTTCGACGCGGTGATGTCGAAACGGCGCATCATGGAAATCTATCTCAACATCGCCGAATGGGGTCCAGGCATCTATGGCATCGAGGCCGCCGCGCAGCATCATTTCGGTGTTTCGGCAAAACAGCTGACAAGACGCCAGGCGGCGTTGTTGGCCGTCAGCCTGCCAAACCCGATCGCCCGCAATCCGGCCAAGCCGGGGCCTGGCCTGAAACGGCTGGCCAACCTTATCGAGCGGCGGGCAGGAAGATCCGGCGCTTATGTCGGCTGTCTCGACTAG
- a CDS encoding tyrosine-type recombinase/integrase, with translation MPHPLLDAPISPLRQRLIDDMNMRRFSRETQRNYLRDIGRLATFLGRSPNTATADDLRRFQIEQQEDGVPVPTMNSIVSALRFFFTQTLDRPDLARRLVRLSHPRNLPVVLSRDEVARLLNATTCLKHQAALSVAYGAGLRVAEVSMLKVADVDSERMLLRVERGKGGRYRNAMLSADLLTLLRQWWKVGRQQGVMHRDGWLFPGQHAMKPISTRQLYRIVVEAAQAADIAKRVGPHTLRHSFATHLLEDGTDIRIIQVLLGHAKLNTTALYAKVATRTVRAVTSPLDKLGLFKPEEISPDG, from the coding sequence ATGCCCCATCCCCTTCTCGATGCACCCATCAGCCCGCTGCGCCAGCGGCTGATCGACGACATGAACATGCGGCGTTTCTCACGCGAGACGCAGCGCAACTATCTCCGCGATATCGGACGCCTGGCGACATTCCTTGGGCGTTCGCCAAACACGGCGACAGCCGACGACCTACGTCGGTTCCAGATCGAGCAGCAGGAAGACGGCGTTCCCGTGCCGACGATGAACAGCATCGTGTCGGCGCTGCGCTTCTTCTTCACCCAAACGCTCGACCGCCCGGACCTGGCGCGCCGGCTCGTCCGGCTGTCGCATCCGCGCAACCTGCCCGTGGTGCTCAGCCGCGACGAGGTGGCCCGGCTGCTCAACGCCACCACGTGTCTCAAGCACCAGGCCGCATTGTCGGTCGCCTATGGTGCGGGCTTGCGCGTCGCGGAGGTGTCGATGCTGAAGGTCGCCGACGTCGACAGCGAGCGCATGCTGCTGCGCGTCGAGCGCGGCAAGGGCGGGCGGTATCGCAATGCCATGCTCTCTGCCGATCTACTCACTCTGCTGCGTCAGTGGTGGAAGGTTGGGCGGCAGCAGGGCGTGATGCATCGCGACGGCTGGCTGTTCCCTGGGCAGCACGCGATGAAGCCGATCAGCACGCGACAGCTCTATCGCATCGTCGTCGAGGCAGCGCAGGCCGCCGACATCGCCAAGCGGGTCGGGCCGCACACGCTGCGTCACAGCTTCGCGACCCACCTGCTGGAGGACGGCACCGATATCCGGATCATCCAGGTTCTGCTCGGGCACGCCAAGCTGAACACCACCGCTCTCTACGCCAAGGTCGCGACCCGCACGGTGCGTGCCGTGACGAGCCCGCTCGACAAGCTCGGCCTGTTCAAGCCGGAAGAGATCTCACCCGACGGCTGA
- a CDS encoding NADP-dependent oxidoreductase, protein MKAFVVDKYQKKGALRLAEMPEPDLLDNDVLVEIHAAGLNLLDSKVRSGEFKPILPYRPTFILGHDVAGIVVRVGSKVRKFKPGDEVYARPRDGRIGTFAEFIAMDEADVALKPKNLSMEEAASIPLVGLTAWQVLVEKANLRKGQKVFIQAGSGGVGTFAIQLAKHLGATVATTASGASTDLVKSLGADIVIDYKKDDFEKVLQGYDVVLNSQDAKTLEKSLHVLKPGGKLISISGPPDPEFARKQGLNVVLKLVLRLLSRSIRREAKRAGVDYSFLFMWAQGEQLSKITSLIESGIIRPVMDRTFPFEQTNEALAYVETGRAKGKVVIKVR, encoded by the coding sequence ATGAAAGCCTTTGTCGTCGATAAATATCAGAAGAAGGGCGCTCTGCGGCTTGCCGAAATGCCCGAGCCGGATCTGCTGGACAACGATGTTCTGGTCGAGATCCACGCCGCCGGCCTGAACCTTCTGGATTCCAAGGTCCGGAGCGGGGAGTTCAAACCTATTCTGCCGTATCGTCCGACCTTCATCCTCGGCCACGACGTGGCGGGGATCGTCGTGCGGGTCGGATCGAAAGTCCGCAAATTCAAACCAGGCGACGAGGTCTATGCGCGGCCCCGCGACGGCCGGATCGGGACGTTCGCCGAATTCATCGCCATGGATGAAGCCGATGTGGCCTTGAAGCCCAAAAACCTCAGCATGGAAGAAGCGGCCTCCATCCCCCTTGTCGGTCTGACCGCCTGGCAGGTGCTGGTCGAAAAAGCCAATCTCAGGAAAGGCCAGAAAGTCTTCATTCAAGCCGGCTCCGGCGGTGTGGGAACCTTCGCCATCCAACTTGCGAAGCATCTTGGCGCGACGGTTGCTACGACCGCGAGCGGGGCGAGCACCGATCTGGTCAAAAGTCTCGGCGCCGATATCGTCATCGACTACAAGAAGGATGACTTCGAGAAAGTCTTGCAGGGTTACGACGTCGTTCTGAACAGCCAGGACGCCAAGACGCTTGAAAAGTCCCTGCATGTGCTGAAGCCGGGCGGCAAGCTCATCTCCATTTCCGGCCCGCCGGATCCAGAATTCGCCAGGAAACAAGGTCTGAACGTAGTGCTGAAGCTGGTCCTGCGCCTGCTGAGCCGCAGCATACGCCGCGAGGCCAAACGCGCTGGTGTCGATTATTCCTTCCTGTTCATGTGGGCGCAAGGTGAGCAACTGAGCAAGATAACGTCGCTGATCGAATCCGGCATCATACGCCCCGTGATGGACCGTACTTTTCCATTCGAACAGACCAACGAGGCATTGGCTTACGTCGAGACAGGGCGTGCCAAAGGGAAGGTCGTCATCAAGGTCAGATAG
- a CDS encoding IS91 family transposase: MRASIEVADIFRAAGLAYRVAHAGHLSLQQLKVMSAIEHCRTAALGGHVEACEDCGQWRIAYNSCRNRHCPKCQGAAARTWLAEREADLLPVGYFHVVFTLPAEVADIAFQNKSAVYDLLFKAASETMLTIAADPKHLGARIGITAVLHTWGSAMTHHPHVHMIVPGGGIAPDGARWISSRPAFLLPVRVLGKLFRRLFLTRLVALHDAGRLAFFGAIAHLAERRAFLRHLSPVQKKRWVVYAKAPFAGPEAVLAYLSRYTHRVAISNSRLIHLDESGVTFRYKDYRRDGAGRQQVMALATDEFIRRFLLHVLPRGFHRIRHCGLLAGSARRASLALARELLDVAAQPDDDTSDEPDDFRPPCPRCRGRMIVVEVFERWRQPRGPPHATASNRENGP; this comes from the coding sequence ATGCGCGCCTCGATCGAGGTCGCCGACATCTTCCGTGCTGCCGGGCTCGCCTATCGGGTCGCCCATGCCGGCCATCTGAGCCTGCAGCAACTGAAGGTCATGTCGGCAATCGAGCACTGCCGCACCGCAGCCCTTGGCGGTCATGTCGAGGCTTGCGAGGACTGTGGCCAATGGCGGATCGCCTACAACTCCTGCCGCAACCGGCACTGCCCGAAGTGCCAGGGTGCGGCCGCGCGGACATGGCTTGCAGAGCGGGAAGCCGACCTGCTGCCGGTCGGCTACTTCCACGTCGTGTTCACGCTGCCCGCCGAGGTCGCCGACATCGCATTCCAGAACAAGTCGGCGGTCTACGACCTGCTGTTCAAGGCGGCGTCGGAGACGATGCTGACGATCGCCGCCGATCCGAAGCATCTCGGCGCACGCATCGGCATCACCGCCGTCCTCCACACATGGGGCTCAGCGATGACGCATCATCCGCATGTGCACATGATCGTGCCGGGCGGCGGCATCGCACCGGACGGGGCACGCTGGATATCATCGCGGCCGGCCTTCCTTCTGCCGGTGCGCGTGCTCGGCAAGCTGTTCCGCCGCCTATTCCTGACCCGGCTGGTCGCGCTGCACGACGCTGGCCGGCTCGCCTTCTTCGGCGCAATTGCTCATCTCGCGGAACGGCGGGCATTCCTACGCCACCTGTCGCCGGTCCAGAAGAAGCGCTGGGTGGTCTACGCCAAGGCGCCCTTCGCCGGTCCGGAAGCGGTGCTCGCCTACCTGTCGCGCTACACGCACCGGGTCGCGATCTCGAACAGCCGCCTCATCCACCTCGACGAGAGCGGCGTCACCTTCCGTTACAAGGACTACCGCCGCGACGGCGCCGGTCGCCAGCAGGTCATGGCGCTCGCCACCGACGAGTTCATCCGCCGCTTCCTGCTCCATGTCCTGCCGCGTGGCTTCCATCGCATCCGGCATTGCGGCTTACTCGCTGGCTCCGCCCGCAGGGCCAGCCTCGCGCTCGCCCGCGAACTCCTGGACGTCGCCGCGCAGCCCGATGACGACACATCAGACGAACCGGACGACTTCCGCCCGCCATGCCCACGCTGTCGCGGACGCATGATCGTCGTTGAGGTGTTCGAACGCTGGCGGCAGCCCCGCGGACCGCCGCACGCAACGGCATCGAACCGGGAGAACGGCCCATGA
- a CDS encoding transporter substrate-binding domain-containing protein, producing MGEFFSASRRRVLSLLAAAPLLLSFASTSHADGLIEQIKQRGTIVVGTEAAFEPFEFVRDGQIVGYNKDILDYVVSQLGVKLDQLNLPFQGLLPGLLAKKFDVMATSTGINAERAAKYAYTRPTGSFENVIVVRADEERIKKPEDINGMVVATQLASSVQPIIEAYDKELKEKGGKGVGELKLFTSFPETHVALASGQVDAIVIASPSAAVLMKNVPDTYKVVGSIGEFSYLSWVVRPEDKDLREFINAKIGEMKDSGKLKELQLKWFGFEMKTPADGYLPAGAL from the coding sequence ATGGGTGAGTTCTTTTCCGCATCGCGTCGCCGTGTCCTGTCCCTGCTGGCCGCCGCGCCGCTTCTCCTGTCATTCGCATCCACATCTCATGCCGATGGCCTGATCGAACAGATCAAGCAGCGCGGCACCATCGTGGTCGGCACCGAAGCGGCCTTCGAGCCGTTCGAATTCGTGCGAGACGGTCAGATCGTCGGCTACAACAAGGATATTCTCGACTATGTCGTCAGCCAGCTCGGCGTGAAACTGGACCAGTTGAACCTCCCTTTCCAGGGGTTGCTGCCAGGCCTGCTGGCCAAGAAGTTCGACGTCATGGCGACGTCCACGGGCATCAATGCCGAGCGGGCCGCGAAATACGCCTATACGCGGCCGACCGGATCCTTCGAGAACGTGATTGTCGTGCGCGCCGATGAAGAGCGCATCAAGAAGCCGGAGGACATCAACGGCATGGTGGTGGCAACGCAGCTTGCCTCTTCCGTGCAGCCGATCATCGAGGCCTATGACAAGGAGCTCAAGGAGAAGGGCGGCAAGGGGGTCGGCGAACTGAAGCTGTTCACCTCTTTCCCTGAAACCCATGTCGCCCTGGCCTCCGGGCAGGTCGATGCCATCGTCATCGCCTCGCCTTCGGCGGCCGTGCTGATGAAGAACGTCCCTGATACCTACAAGGTCGTCGGATCGATCGGCGAATTCTCCTATCTGTCTTGGGTCGTGCGGCCGGAGGACAAGGATCTGCGTGAATTCATCAATGCCAAGATCGGCGAGATGAAGGACAGCGGCAAGTTGAAGGAACTGCAGCTGAAGTGGTTCGGTTTCGAGATGAAGACGCCGGCTGACGGATATCTGCCGGCGGGCGCACTCTAG
- a CDS encoding amino acid ABC transporter permease translates to MSFDFSVIADNWQMLAKGFGNTVLMCAMALPLGFSAGTVLALIRLRGGRLPATIVAAYVEIFRNIPFLIQIFLLFYALPMFGIRLSPVVVSIGALSAYASAYSSEILRGAIQSISSGQVEAGYALGLRYLTIFRKVLVPQVIGYILPAATNLTITLIKESAILSAITVPELTYMAQNVIGQTFSPVEIFTAIALLYWGLTALVAAISRSLERRLQPHLAARRGA, encoded by the coding sequence ATGAGCTTCGATTTCTCCGTCATCGCGGACAATTGGCAGATGCTCGCGAAGGGTTTCGGCAACACGGTGCTGATGTGCGCTATGGCGTTGCCGCTGGGCTTCTCGGCGGGCACCGTTCTGGCCCTCATCAGGCTGCGGGGCGGCAGGCTGCCGGCAACGATCGTCGCGGCCTATGTCGAGATCTTCCGCAATATCCCGTTTCTGATCCAGATATTCCTGCTGTTCTACGCGTTGCCGATGTTCGGCATCCGGCTTTCGCCGGTTGTCGTTTCTATCGGCGCGCTGTCAGCCTATGCCAGCGCCTACTCGTCCGAAATCCTGCGCGGTGCGATTCAGTCGATATCGTCAGGCCAGGTCGAGGCAGGCTATGCGCTGGGGCTGCGCTACCTCACCATCTTCCGCAAGGTCCTTGTGCCGCAGGTGATCGGCTACATTCTGCCCGCCGCGACCAACCTCACCATCACGCTGATCAAGGAATCGGCGATCCTCTCGGCGATCACGGTGCCGGAACTGACCTACATGGCACAGAACGTCATCGGCCAAACCTTCTCACCGGTGGAGATCTTCACCGCCATTGCATTGCTGTACTGGGGCCTGACGGCTCTTGTCGCGGCGATCTCGCGCAGCCTGGAGCGCAGGCTGCAACCCCATCTCGCGGCCCGCCGTGGCGCCTGA
- a CDS encoding heme-binding protein, protein MTALPLEKAIEIIGAAFAKGADLKLKPLGVSVLDAGGHLVAFQRQDGASFLRPQMSAGKAYGALAIGMGSRRVEAFAKERPHLITGISDVSGGRVLPVVGGVLIRDKAGAVIGAVGISGDTSDNDEAAAIAGIEAAGFTADPG, encoded by the coding sequence ATGACCGCACTGCCGCTCGAAAAGGCTATCGAGATCATTGGGGCCGCTTTCGCCAAGGGCGCCGACTTGAAGCTCAAGCCGCTGGGTGTCTCTGTCCTCGACGCAGGCGGCCATCTGGTCGCTTTCCAGCGACAGGACGGCGCTTCGTTCCTGCGGCCGCAAATGTCGGCTGGCAAGGCCTATGGAGCGCTTGCCATCGGCATGGGTTCGCGCCGTGTCGAAGCCTTCGCCAAGGAACGCCCGCACCTGATCACCGGCATCTCCGACGTTTCCGGAGGGCGTGTACTGCCGGTCGTCGGTGGCGTGCTGATCCGTGACAAGGCCGGCGCCGTCATTGGTGCCGTCGGCATTTCCGGCGACACGTCCGACAATGACGAAGCGGCAGCCATTGCCGGCATCGAGGCGGCAGGCTTCACCGCCGATCCGGGCTGA
- a CDS encoding oxidoreductase, producing MTAFSGRTAIVTGASSGIGRASAVALARAGYTVFGTSRGKAGNGPTQVSMLTCDVTDGDSVSALVSKVLAQTGRIDLLVNNAGVGLLGGAEESSVAQVQALFDVNLFGVMRMTKAVLPSMRRRGEGRIVNIGSILGLVPAPYSAHYSAVKHALEGYSESLDHEIRAFNIRVSVIEPAFVRTVFDQNGIEPDSVLKEYDQARAGFKALLADVMPKADRPEVVADAVVKAATDARPRRRYTVGKAARQISLLRRFAPAGMFDKTLRKQFRLPA from the coding sequence ATGACTGCGTTTTCGGGAAGAACCGCGATCGTGACTGGAGCCTCCTCGGGCATTGGCCGCGCCAGCGCCGTGGCCCTTGCGCGGGCAGGATATACCGTCTTCGGGACAAGTCGCGGCAAGGCTGGCAACGGCCCGACGCAGGTGTCCATGCTGACGTGCGACGTAACCGATGGCGACTCGGTCAGCGCCCTCGTTTCAAAGGTGCTGGCGCAGACCGGCCGAATCGACCTGCTGGTCAACAATGCCGGCGTCGGCCTGCTTGGCGGCGCCGAGGAATCCTCGGTCGCCCAGGTGCAGGCCTTGTTCGACGTCAATCTGTTCGGCGTCATGCGCATGACGAAAGCAGTGTTGCCATCGATGCGGCGGCGCGGCGAAGGGCGCATTGTCAATATCGGCTCGATCCTGGGATTGGTACCCGCGCCGTATTCGGCGCATTACTCCGCGGTCAAGCACGCGCTCGAAGGTTATTCGGAGTCTCTCGATCATGAGATTCGTGCCTTCAACATTCGCGTCTCGGTCATCGAGCCGGCATTCGTCCGCACTGTCTTCGACCAGAATGGGATCGAGCCGGATTCCGTGTTGAAGGAATACGATCAGGCTCGAGCCGGGTTCAAGGCGCTGCTTGCCGATGTGATGCCCAAAGCCGATCGGCCGGAAGTGGTGGCGGATGCGGTCGTCAAGGCAGCGACCGATGCCCGTCCGCGACGGCGCTATACCGTCGGCAAGGCAGCGCGCCAGATCAGCCTGCTTCGCCGCTTCGCACCCGCCGGGATGTTCGACAAGACCTTGCGCAAGCAGTTCCGCCTACCTGCCTGA
- a CDS encoding agmatinase — protein MSKLTSAPRDVFQTFLNFPLVEDLDTLKADVAIIGMPYGDPYTIDELINDQTNAPTAVRRASQRISQSLDRYDFDIGGPVFDGQDIKVVDVGDVPGNAADHVGHYKRAEAAIRKIRAAGALPITIGGDHGIPIPIFRALDGEGPITLVHLDAHLDWRDNVNGVKEGYSSTIRRASEMAHIKDIFQVGIRGQGSARTEEVEAARAYGANIITTNEWQDIGTGALLKRIPDGGRYYLTIDADGLDPAVMPAVEGPQPGGVTYRQTIDLIKGLFAKGEVVGVDIVEIAPARDVNEITSMTAGHIILNVIGAAVRAGQFKR, from the coding sequence ATGTCCAAGCTCACCAGCGCGCCGCGCGATGTCTTCCAGACATTTCTGAATTTCCCACTGGTCGAGGATCTCGACACGCTGAAGGCCGATGTCGCGATCATCGGCATGCCTTACGGCGACCCCTATACGATCGACGAACTGATCAATGACCAGACCAACGCGCCGACGGCGGTGCGGCGCGCCTCGCAGCGTATCAGCCAGTCGCTCGACCGCTATGACTTCGATATAGGCGGGCCGGTCTTCGATGGTCAGGACATCAAGGTTGTCGATGTCGGTGACGTCCCCGGCAATGCCGCCGACCATGTCGGACACTATAAACGCGCCGAGGCGGCGATCCGCAAAATCCGCGCCGCCGGTGCGCTGCCGATCACGATCGGCGGCGATCACGGCATCCCGATCCCGATCTTCCGGGCGCTCGACGGCGAAGGCCCGATCACACTGGTGCATCTGGATGCCCATCTCGACTGGCGCGACAACGTGAATGGCGTCAAGGAGGGCTATTCCAGCACCATCCGCAGGGCTTCCGAAATGGCGCATATCAAGGATATTTTCCAGGTTGGCATACGCGGCCAGGGCAGTGCGCGCACCGAGGAAGTGGAAGCGGCCCGCGCGTATGGCGCCAACATCATCACCACCAACGAGTGGCAGGATATCGGCACCGGGGCTCTACTCAAGCGCATTCCCGATGGCGGCCGCTACTATCTCACCATCGACGCCGACGGACTGGATCCGGCGGTCATGCCGGCCGTCGAGGGGCCGCAGCCCGGCGGCGTCACCTATCGCCAGACAATCGACCTGATCAAGGGGCTGTTCGCCAAGGGCGAGGTCGTGGGCGTGGACATCGTCGAGATCGCGCCAGCGCGTGACGTCAACGAGATCACCTCGATGACCGCCGGCCACATCATCCTGAATGTCATCGGCGCCGCTGTGCGCGCCGGTCAATTCAAGCGCTGA
- a CDS encoding polyprenyl synthetase family protein, with amino-acid sequence MTNGDEMAFEMALGMRAEAVEALLRQLLDGRVLSGEIARPDRLMAAIRHGVLNGGKRLRPFLVMESAALFSADGEAALRVAAALECVHCYSLIHDDLPAMDDDDLRRGLPTVHKAFDEATAILAGDALLTLAFDIIADEATALPAERRAALVLALARAAGTGGMVGGQMFDLAAERDQPDEAGIIRLQAMKTGALIRFACEAGAIIAGAAPDDRERLAEFGSAIGLAFQLADDLLDLTADAKQMGKATGKDEAAGKATLVALHGANWARGQLHGLVDLAHTLLEPYDDRAVLLKEAAKFVATRNN; translated from the coding sequence ATGACGAATGGCGACGAAATGGCGTTCGAAATGGCACTTGGCATGCGCGCGGAGGCCGTCGAGGCGCTGCTGCGGCAATTGCTCGATGGGCGTGTGCTTTCCGGCGAGATCGCGCGGCCCGACCGTCTGATGGCCGCGATCCGCCATGGTGTCCTCAATGGCGGCAAGCGCCTGCGTCCCTTCCTCGTCATGGAAAGTGCGGCCTTGTTTTCGGCCGATGGCGAGGCGGCGTTGCGCGTGGCGGCCGCGCTGGAATGCGTCCACTGCTATTCGCTGATCCATGACGATCTGCCGGCCATGGATGACGACGATCTGCGCCGTGGCTTGCCGACCGTGCACAAGGCCTTCGACGAAGCGACCGCCATCCTTGCCGGCGATGCTCTGCTCACCTTGGCCTTTGACATCATCGCCGACGAGGCGACCGCACTGCCCGCCGAACGCAGGGCAGCCCTGGTGCTGGCGCTGGCCCGCGCCGCTGGTACCGGCGGCATGGTCGGCGGCCAGATGTTCGACCTTGCCGCCGAGCGGGACCAGCCGGACGAAGCCGGCATCATCCGGCTCCAGGCCATGAAGACCGGCGCCCTGATCCGTTTCGCTTGCGAGGCCGGCGCGATCATCGCCGGCGCCGCGCCGGACGACCGCGAAAGGCTGGCCGAGTTCGGCTCGGCGATCGGCCTTGCCTTCCAGCTTGCCGATGACCTGCTCGACCTGACAGCGGACGCCAAGCAGATGGGCAAGGCGACCGGCAAGGATGAGGCCGCAGGCAAGGCGACGCTGGTGGCGCTGCATGGCGCCAATTGGGCGCGAGGCCAGCTTCATGGCCTCGTTGACCTGGCCCACACGCTGCTTGAGCCCTATGATGACCGCGCAGTGCTTCTCAAGGAAGCAGCAAAATTCGTGGCGACCCGCAACAACTGA
- a CDS encoding Lrp/AsnC family transcriptional regulator: protein MWDFVSTSDLDDTEQAVLSQLKVDGRMSSVDIAKRIGVTEATVRRKMARVLEDPDICIQAVVRPLRSDVGIAAIVGFDVDREHIISVARKLSEYSFVDSVYAMTGPFDIIIQLTLPSTTSLHDFLVSELSNVPGIKDSESYMIGRVFKHSGRAYQRSKTEEKKEGNNG from the coding sequence ATGTGGGATTTCGTCAGCACGAGTGATCTCGACGATACCGAGCAGGCCGTGCTCTCCCAACTCAAGGTCGACGGGCGGATGTCGAGTGTCGACATCGCCAAGCGTATCGGAGTGACGGAAGCGACGGTGCGGCGGAAAATGGCGCGCGTCCTTGAAGATCCGGATATCTGCATCCAGGCCGTCGTGCGCCCTTTGCGCAGCGACGTCGGCATTGCCGCAATTGTCGGGTTCGACGTCGACCGCGAGCACATCATCAGCGTTGCCAGAAAGCTGTCGGAATATTCGTTCGTCGACAGCGTCTACGCGATGACGGGTCCGTTCGACATCATCATCCAGCTGACCCTGCCGTCGACAACCAGTCTGCACGACTTCCTGGTCAGTGAACTCTCCAACGTTCCCGGGATCAAGGATTCCGAGAGCTACATGATCGGCCGCGTGTTCAAGCACAGTGGCCGGGCCTACCAGCGCAGCAAAACCGAAGAAAAAAAAGAGGGTAACAATGGGTGA